ACTTATGCacgacatttttttttcttaattatttaaactggtttttttttgggttATTGTAATATGTTAATGCTCAGTTTAGTTTAGCTTGCTCTCAATATATaagtaattaaaatgtaaacaaatttccaTCTAAACAAAGGCACGAAACATAAACAAATGTTTTCATTAGCTGacattaattaaaaataacgCTCATCGACATCCACTGCAGAAAATGGACAAAATCATGAAAACATGAGTGGCCGCTTATgcgaaaattaaaaagccTAGAAATATGAGACTTTGCTGAttattactttatttttaaattgataGTATACATGATTTAAACCAGCCTTTCCACAAAGCTTGGTcatattgtttaaaagttCACATTTGcagaaatttattatttatctaCTTTTCCTAAACATTTGGATATATGTTTATTATGTCTTTGTAAACTATAATTCCAGACATACATAGCAACTTAAATATCCCTttataacttttttttcgaaaaaaaataaaaaaataaataaatgcatttgtttacatgcGTATTCGATTTaatcaaaacaaatgaGCGCAgtgatttcttttgtttttttttttggctattttcattatctcACGGTAACGTCATATAGCTCACTTCATCAAACAACCTTAAAGCTGTTAAGCGAGAACTGGTACTCTTCAGAAAATAGTTTcatcatttcttcttcccCTTACAACCTCACCAACACCTTCATCTGTTAAGGCCTCATTAATACTTACAAAAAGGTGTTTATGAAGAAGTTTATTTGATAGATAATGAGCCATGCTTCAAAGAATTATAACGCGCAGTTAACTGCTGCTGCTGCGTCCACCGCACTTCACGgaacgaaaaaaatttacaatagtaatgaaaatgatagAGCCGTAAACTCGTTTTTGGGAAATAGAACTTCTTATGGAGAGGCAGTCAATGGCTCACCTCAATATGATTACATGCGCTCTCGGATGTCTACGTTAGGAAGTGCCAATCAACCGATGGCTCCTCCTAGTCTGCGAAATCGTAGTTCTGTGTATTTGCCTACACCAGCAGGCCCTCCCCAAATTCCTGTAAATACTGGAAAGCGCTATACGCTTACTTCTTCCTCAGCAAATTATATGACAAAGTCAGAAAGGCAGATGAGGCCTCCAAAGTCCTATGACTTTCCACCATCTCAACAAGTTAGGCCGAGTACCTCGCGCTCACCATCTTACGCTTCTTATAATTCAGAGGAAGttaattttcaatcttATCAGGATCCTCGATTGCTTCCTCGTACTTCTCAAATGTACATGCCAGATAACAACTATTCTCCTGCAGTAAAAAGCCCTGCTGCTCAAAGAAGATCCAGCAGTTATATGGTACCTGCTAATTCTCGTGGGTCACCTGCTAATTATAATACTCCTTATTATCCTACTGCAATCCCTCCCCCAATCGAAGAATATAGTCCTTCCGTTAGCCTTCCCACATCTCCAGTTGCTGAAGAATCGTATAACAATGTTCAACGTTCTTCTACTGTTAGAAATAATACCACTCAAAAGTCGGTACTCAAAAAACCAAGCAGAAAAATGTCACCTGCTTATACATCTAGCTACAGACAAAATAGTCCTTCATCTCAAGTTCCCCCAGTTAGCAAAAAACACGTCATTATTTATGAGAACAAGGAAGGATCGTCTTCCTCTGAATCTGTTTACGAAGACGTCtttgaagattttgatCCCTCGGGGTCAAATCAGGCGTCTTTGAGGTCGACGTCGACTATCCATTACACTCCTTCGTCTAAAAGAATATCTGTTATTCCGCCTAATACTAGTAACATTGGTTCACGAGTAGTTAGCAGGTCTGGGCAGAATAACAACCAACCTGCCCAACCTGGACAGTACAATCAGCAGTCGCAACCTGTACAGTCCTATCAATCAGGGCAATCTACCCAACATTTTCAACCGGTTCAACCTATACAGCCAGTACAATCAACTCAATACTACCAACCCAGCTCACCGGTGCAGCCCGTTCAGAATGGCGTACCAGCTCCACCTATGCAGCCAGTTCAATCAACGCAGTATTATCAGCCAAGTTCGCCAGTACAACCTGTACAGAATGTTAAACCCGCTCAACCAGCACAACCTTCATTAGAAGACGCTGCCAAAAGACGTGTCGAGGAAATGTTACGTCAAATGGACATTACACCTACCGCTTCTAGCACCACTGCTAACAATGCCTATGCTTCTGCAGAACCTCACCCTAGTGCTTTCCCTGATGACATGAATTCTGTTTTCTCAGATAGCAGCTTTGAACGTGAGCGTGATAGTGGTAGGGGAAGAAGCACGAATCTATTTTCCAAGTTTAAATCCGGTCGCTCTAGGTCAAAAGCTTCTGGTGAAGCCCCTTACAGTTATCCTGCACCTCCTGTTCCCTCTGTCAATAATGCTGGGGCTCGTCTTACTTTACGCGATAGTGGTGCCGCTCCTGAAGCAACTTATAGTCTTCGACAACCATCCAATCACGCGTACTCCGAGGGACGTTCCTATACATTTACAGGAGGGCAGCCACCGTCTGTGCCAACAATGCCTTATGGAAGTAGGTTTGCAAACGACAGTGATAGTATGATGGGCAGTACTGCTGACTTTTCGTCGAAAAAGAAGGGCGGTAaatttaaagcatttaagaaattttttaaaatgcgTTTCTGAAGTAATAATGCCTAAATACTGAAATTTTCGTCAATAAATTTCCCGAAAATCTCAGCTAACTATTATTCATCTCATTTCACCTACTGTTTCTACTCGTTTTTTCTTGGAAAAACATACGCGCCTAGatattatttatagtatttaCCTAAATTATACTCCGCTCCTTTTCAAGACACGAAAATGGTACGGGAGTTGCCATTTAACCatatttatctttaataTATACTTTTTGACCTGTTAGATCATATAATACTAGAAAGAGTAGTgatttgctttattaatGTTATTTCTTAACGAAGAAATAGAAACGGTTTGTTGCTTGTTCGATGGTCTGTATCCGCAAGATTTTCAAGATACTTAGTAGATTCAGTTAACTCCTGCAGCGAAGGTTCCTTGTCTTCCCAATCCATTAGTGTCTCTTTGAGTATGATCTTATCAGTGTAGTTTTGGAAATATTTAACCAAATATCCTAGATGTGCAGCATTTTCATCTGAAAGCTTTACATTATCGAGGGCAGCTAGGGTCTCCTTCTCATCAGGGTACccattttcaatacttgAAAGTCCTTCCATAAGAGATATTTCTGAGTCTTCGTCACttaaaaagaatgtttCGCGATCGCACGAGGAAGGATTGCTGTCATCTCTGGAATTTAAATGGGTATgttcataaaaattttcattttgcttttgattTAGGGACCATGATTCAATGCATTCTTCTAGTTTTAAACTATCATACAAGTTTTTCGACTTGCATTGTGgatatttatttcctttctttctcATTCTGCTTACATCCTCGTttgatttatattttttagttaaagCAGTTTTTGTATCTTTGTTTCCCTGCATATAAGATATCCTTGCACATTTAGTTGACAGTGGATATCGTTTAGCACTTTTAGAATTTCTATAGAGCACGACAGAACGGCAAGAAGTTTCATGTTCATTTTTCCCGTTTGTTCTCATTTCCTTAAAGAATAGATTTTCACGGAATTCATTTTCTGACGATGGCTGCCGGCTGGATTGGGCATTAATAACATTTCCTTTTTGTGGGTTTTCCATGGCAACACGAGCAGCAAGATGAGAAGTTTGCGATGACTTAAAGCAACTCTTAGCTTCTAATGAATCTTTAAGAATCATCttattgaaattgttaaaagtAAACGTGGTAGTTGTAAATGGTAAAAAGTAGTAACATTCATAAcataaaagtaaacaaacacTGTTTACTTATCATGTGCCAACaaaagtattttaaaaaacatcaCAACTAAACAATATTAGCTAGAACACCACCAATACAATGCTGAGCACGAGGTAAgtgaataaattttattcgaacattaaataattaaattaaaactgatgtattattaaaatttttactcaCTATATTGGCACGCTTAAAGGAATTCAATACGTGAATATTAATAACTCAACACAGCGAACAATGCCACTTTAagattttgttaaaaatattgaaccAACTAGCTCATAAGGAAACCAATCAAACGAAACGCCTGAATGCAACTAACCCACAGTAAGTTAACTCAAAACCGTTTTATAGAATGAAATGGTTTATACTGGATGAACAAAAGCAgaataaaatcatttctATGGCACagccttttttttgtttagtAGATATGCTTTCTGAATTACCTCCCACACAACAGCAATACccaatttgaaaaagagagACAGGAAAATGTATAAACATAAATGTTATTTATCCTCATTCGTTGAACTCGCCTCCTCGTCTTCGCCCTCATCATCAGAACGACTGTCAGTAGCTTCTTCTCCAGAAAAAACACGATAAGCGACCTTTACAATCATACCAAACCATATGTAAATTAACAATTGTAAAGTAAAGAGGAGGATGATAAATGCTATATATATAggtttgttaaaaatataaccATTGGGAACGTCTAGGTGAAAGCCACCAATGATTTCAGGAGCATTAGTTACAACAACACgcaaaattttggaaaaaagataatgCCTAGAATACACCCAGCTAGCCACGAAAATACCGAAAAGATAATCACAAATTTTCCCAAACCCAAGGTACTTTAACATCTTACCACCGGAAAGAATGTAATCAGAGAGAtcaaatatatacaaaatgGCATTTCCGACACGCAAAAAGTTAAATCCATAACTCAAAATAATCAATGCACAAGTGACTATATGGTGAGCAAACATTTGCCAATGATCGGCCCTTCTTTGTTCTAAATGAAGGACAAGGATTTGTTGAAGCCAGAACCCTAGCTGAATCAAATAGTAAGCTTTGAACAAAGGACTCATGTAATACTGAGGATaatcttcaaaaagtttCTCCTCATTGCTCCAGTAGTTACTACTGCGATATATATATAGACCCAGGAACCAAAAACAAAGgtagtaaaaaaaactgtAGCCTTGTTCACAAAATCGTATTATCACCTTGCGATTACGAACTCCCCAATTTAATACGAAGGGCCGGAATACGTAGTCCATGACAATGACACGAAACGCCGTGAACACTATAACCCAAAATATGGGAAAGCAGGCATCTTTTGGGCCTTTACCGTAAGAGCCATCGGGTTGTTTatatgaaagaaaaataaatggcTCCGCATAGGGCCGTAAGGAAGGAGAAAGCAAACAGGCGAAACAAATCGCTATAATAGAAAGgcaaatttctttttgccaGACAAGCAGAAACAGTGGGGCTTGCACTAATTTTGTTCCATCCTTTGCAACAAAATTGCTGGGATCTTCAAGAGTTCTGGTAATGGGGACTTTTCGGGAGATGCTTGTTTTTCTGTTTGAAAGGTTACGAATGTAGGAGCGATCGTTTGTcaaagaagatgaagacATATGATGTTTTTCATCAGCTTTTCGGTTACTCATTATAGAAGAGTGGCTTTGGGAAtagtaaagaaaatcttAGTACACCAAGGAGTCTATGAGCGTTAGcgaaaagcttttaaaaaaataaaaaaatgagattttcaaaaacataaaatagagcatttttttaacagacAGATCCATGTGGCAAATTGCTAGAAGCCTAGAGAAATAGCACGTTAAGGCTCATCAATTTTCAACAATGgattaaaattttagttTAAGTTCAGCCGTTAATCAATTAAGTAATGACAAACAATAAACAGAGCAACGTTTAAACATAATAAGCccaaagagaaaaataatataactTACGTCGTATACAAAATGAAAGGGTATTCAGTTATGTATAAATCTCCTAGCAAAAATCGTTTTGGATAGTTGAATTGAatgttttcaacttttaaataGTTTACAATAACTTCTGAACTTGAATGGATACAAGTCGCCTAGATTTTCAATCTTGACTATCGAGTGATAGGTTTTGGCCAAATAGACGATGTCTAAAGGCCCAACAATTCAAGAATTTTCCTGGAATACTATAGCAACTGTTTTCAACGAATCCAACCGAATTGTAAGTAATTTCTTCCAAAAGTCGGAAACCAGTAATAGATAGTattattctaaaaaaatcctCAATTAGTAAACCTCTACTACTTGTTTCGATTCCGAAAGATCGTGTTGTGCTAATGGTAAGATTTATCCGCACAAGACTGCGTTATTTACCGTATACACTAAAAGTACTATCATTAATCAAcgtaaataaaagaaaaacgaaaaactaattaaaagtgaacaaatatttattaagttttatttttagctTCTTCTACGTGCTTCTCTTTAATGGTATACTActggaaaaaattttttgtgcTTATGAATTAGGCAGTTAAagtgtaaataaaatatgtttaCTCGTTTGCAGTGGGCAAAGTCTAATATtctaaaaatgtttatatCTAACTTAATTCAGCCACGTTCGACAAATACACACCTATATGTAGATATTTAGATATATAAGTTAATACCAATTGAGTTATTGCTCTTTTAAGTCCTAGGCATTACTAGAATAATGGTAAAACGTTTCATCATCTAACGTCTGTTtctaattcttcattttaGTACCTTGTCCGAAATATTATATAGAAAAATCATATTTGTCAtactgctttttttttaattactgaACATTGGAGTATCGAAATTtgacaaaatttaaaaaaaaaagtaaaaataaagtaaacaaatactaACAcagatttcttttattatcCATGCATGCtaggataaaaaaatggtatATACActtgtttttaattattgaaaCAAGTCAGATAagtttaaaagtttttgttaGTCATCCAGTCTCCTCctaattcatttatttacgTTTTGATGAAATTCCTATACGGCATAAACCGATACATACACAGACTAATTGTATGTACGAGAACttatagtaaaaaaagaattgaattacaagtttttaatatagGTTCTCGTACATATACCAAATATTCCagcttttgaatttatcaGCATAGAGACAAACACGActtgtttttatttcattaaattgaataatGTAAATGCCGTTTTCTAATACCTTAATCATTATAGGCTGCAATTACTGTTGCAAAGACCGATTGCACTAATGTTAAGGCAACTTGTCacttaaagaaaatggaaaCGCTGCAAGTCGAAGTTTTCTTTCTATTTGATTTTACTAGCATTATGGCAGGTTTCAAAGTCCCTTCGTGGATAACGTATAAATCCTTTTGGATTGCTGTCTCCTCTTCTGTAACGACAGCATGCGTAATCCTTGGAACGTTGGAGTTTCGTAAACATCGCTCAATTCGTCGCTTACAGTCGATGATTGTTCCTGAAGCTGGTAAAAGTATTCAACTTTCTTCTTCTGGTGTACCTATAGAAATTTATGATGCTGGGGAAGAGGATGAAGGAATAAGCAAAGGCGTTCCGTACGATGAAAATCTGATACGTGAACAGCTGGCTCGAAATTATGCATTTTTTGGAGAAGACGGTATGGAGCGTCTGCGCAACTCTTTTGTTATCGTCGTAGGCTGTGGTGGTGTTGGAAGCTGGGTGATTAATATGCTTGCACGCTCTGGTgtgcaaaaaattagaattgTCGATTTTGATCAAGTATCTCTTAGTAGCCTAAATCGTCATTCCATAGCCACGTTGCAAGATGTTGGTACTCCAAAGACTCTTGCTATAAAAAAGGcgattaaaaaatttgccCCTTGGATTGAAGTAGATGCTCGTAACGCACTTTTCAATCCCGACTCCGCCGACGATCTTTTGTCTGGCAATCCTGATTTTGTAATCGACGCTATAGATAACATCCAAACTAAAGTTGATTTATTAAGTTATTGCTACAACCACAAACTTCCCGTAATTGCTTCTACCGGGTCTGCATGCAAATCTGATCCGACTCGTGTTAACATAGCAGATATATCAGCTACTTCTGAAGATCCTTTATCAAGAGCTACTCGTCGTAGGTTGCGTCTCCTTGGTATTATGGAAGGTATTCCTGTCGTATTTTCTACTGAAAAACCAGATCCTAGAAAAGCAAGTTTGTTACCTCTCTCTGAGGAAGAGTTTGAAAAAGGAGACGTTGATGAGTTGAGTGCTTTACCCGAATTCCGTGCTCGTATTCTTCCTGTAATAGGACCTATGCCTGGTATTTTTGGACTTACAATTGCTACTTATGTTTTGACTTCTATTGCTAAATACCCTATGGATCCCATTTCTACCATGACGCGTCCTCGCTTATACGAAGAGGCTGTTAAACGTTTACATGCTGAAGCTCGCAAAGCTGGAGTAAACCTAgataaaacttttaatgcATCTGAGATGTCATATATCATTGAGGAGGTTTACGTTGGTAGAAGCGCTCTTCCCCCGCATGAGTCTCAAAAAGTCACTGTTGTTCGATGGAACCCACAATTACCTTTTGATCACACCAATCTTGTAGCTATGACACGGAACGAAGCTCGCTATCATGAAGATAATGTCTTAGCAAAGAATGTGGATCCTTCTACAGTATATGGCAAGGATGTAATTGAGGTTGTTCACAGTTTTCTAAGGCGATTACGAATGTGGGAAATGctttattgaaaaacttGTCACTATAATTGAGTTTATTCTTCTGATAGAATTTGTTTTCAGAGCAGTACAAATAGGTAATTTAAGCCTTTGCTGACTGCATGtattataaatagataaataaacaaacaaataaataaatatatatatatatatgaaaTTGCCATTTGCTCAAACATGTAAAACATCCACCATACATTtgtcttaaaaaattattatataacGTGCTTCGTTCAACCTCCTTCTTTGACTTTTTCGTATAAGCACTACTTCTACTATGTCCACACAGTTTGCGTATATAGCTAAAGTTAAGTTTCATGTCTGATTCAAGACAAAATTCCCAACGGGAAGATAATTATTCTCGGGATAGACGATCTAGGTTTACGGAGGATTCGTATAGTAGAAGAGATTCACAGCGGTCGGGCAATGAGGCACCCCGAGAATCAAGATATTATCGCAAAGAAGAACACCTTCAAGAGCGTTCTCGAAGTCGAAGTCCTGCTAGAGATTCAAGATGgaaatcttcttcatcaggTTTTGCCCCAGCGCATCCGCCAATCGAAGAACCGACAAACAATGGAGCTGAGGCAGCAGCTGCTGCCGCCAGACGGATCGCCGAATCATTACAAAGTACAAAAGCAACGTCCAGCAGGACTTCATATGATCATTCAGAAGGGATAACCTCAACGACATCTGCGTCACCTCCAAGTGCACCTGCTCCTCCACTTCCTCCAAGTTCTGAGGGACCCGCAGTTGATATTCCTCCGTCTATGGCCGATATTACTAGCAAGGTTATAGAAGGGGACGGTGTCTTTATGCAGGATGTTGAAATTAACAATGTGCGTAATCGCTACATTTTGGTGCGTGCCTCAACCCTTTCTGAGATCGAGAATAAAAGTGGCGTGCAATTATTTTCCAAAGGACGATATTATCCAAATAAAGCTTTAGCTACTGACAAGGATCCTCCACTCTATCTCCACATAGTATCGCATAACAGGAAAGATCTAACGGTTGCCCTGCAGGAAATTGAATCTTGGATTAATAAAGACATGGGTCCTTTAATCGACGAGCGAAGATTTCGCCGCCGAGAAGATAATGAAAGGAATAACTCTAACTCGCCTCGTAATTTTTCAACGCATGGCAATGGTAATGGGGAAAACGGTCAACCGCGACGAAAGTGGctagaagaaaaagtatatattaatttaactCCAAGTCGTGGATTTCATTTACGTCAAGCAATTGTTGGCCCACAGGGAGCATATGTAAAGCATATACAACAGGAAACTCGCACCCGTGTTCAGATTAAAGGGCAAGGTTCTGCTTTCATAGAGCCATCGACAAACCGCGAATCAGACGAACCTATACATTTGTGCATCATGAGTCACGATCCTAATGCCATCCAAAGAGCTAAGGTTTTATGCGAGGATTTAATAGCCAGTGTCCACCAACAGTATAAAGCTTGGAAGTCACAACCAAAAGATCGTGATCAAAATCAAGGAAATCGTGCCTACAATCCACCAAACCGGAATCAGGCATTCTCCGCACGAGACTCACGACAAGAAAAAACTCAACCAACTAATGCTTCCCCTGCACCATTAGTAACACCATCGTTACCCGTACCATCTATTCCAGCTGTTCCAGGAATGGAAGCTATGGCAATGCCTCCTGGTGTCACTTCATCTATTGCAGTACCGACGACTTCTTCTATGCCTTTACAGGGTATGCCTACTATGTTTGGTGCTCCTGGAGTTAGTGCTCCTGGTACAGAAGCACCAGGGACTGGTACGCCTGGTTTAACTACTCCAGGAGTAGATCCGTACGCAGCTTATGGAGGATACAATGCGTATGTACAATATTATCAACAGCAAATTTATGCTCAAATGCATGGTGTCAGCGGTGATCAATCGCACCCACAGTAGATAGCGTTTGAGCATTACTAAAAAGAATGTTTATTGTTGATCATTAAAATACTATTTTTGGTTGCTTAATGTTCTGAAACCTTGATTGTGCTTATTAAAGTACATTCTACTGTCTTagttgtaaaaaaaaaacactatATTTAAATAGTGACCATTTTTTGAGGGCatacaattattaaattatagtTTACTTTctaattgatttaaagGAATTTGTCGAGGTAAATTCTATCACTTAAGACGTGGTTGATTTAAtgaactttttaaaaaaaacatatttaaataattagtGGTATTATCTTGTATCAATCTTTTATCctaacaaacaaaaagcaaCCGACTTGTGAAACCGCTAATAAGATTGAGATTTTATCTCAACTAGTCAAGCAAAGAAATATACACATCaggaaaaataatattaaacaataaaaaataagaaaaagtacCAGTCAGTTTATGGAGCATTTTCACGAGCCTGAGCACGAACTCGTTTTTCGTACTCGACTTTATCCTTTCTAAACGAGGTTAATTATATTTGATGGTTGTGGAAACAGTAGTTATGATACTTACTTGAACATTGTATATGCTTCTGTTTGAGCGGGAGAGGCAATATTAGGATCATCTAAAAGATCCTGAATACCCAGCAAAATCTAGAAATGGTTAAAACCTGGAGATtaagaaattgatttgaATTCTTACCTGCTTAATTGTAATTGCCGGTTTCCAgccttcttcttcattaagTATTGAGAGACAAACGGTGCCAGAAGGATAAACGTTTGGATGAAATAACGGTGGAGTAAACCTACCTGTACAAAAgcattagcaaaaaatcgTAGTTATATGCTTACATTTGGGGGGACGAGTTGGATATTCTGTGATTGCAGTTAGTAAatgtt
This portion of the Schizosaccharomyces pombe strain 972h- genome assembly, chromosome: I genome encodes:
- the sle1 gene encoding protein sle1 is translated as MSHASKNYNAQLTAAAASTALHGTKKIYNSNENDRAVNSFLGNRTSYGEAVNGSPQYDYMRSRMSTLGSANQPMAPPSLRNRSSVYLPTPAGPPQIPVNTGKRYTLTSSSANYMTKSERQMRPPKSYDFPPSQQVRPSTSRSPSYASYNSEEVNFQSYQDPRLLPRTSQMYMPDNNYSPAVKSPAAQRRSSSYMVPANSRGSPANYNTPYYPTAIPPPIEEYSPSVSLPTSPVAEESYNNVQRSSTVRNNTTQKSVLKKPSRKMSPAYTSSYRQNSPSSQVPPVSKKHVIIYENKEGSSSSESVYEDVFEDFDPSGSNQASLRSTSTIHYTPSSKRISVIPPNTSNIGSRVVSRSGQNNNQPAQPGQYNQQSQPVQSYQSGQSTQHFQPVQPIQPVQSTQYYQPSSPVQPVQNGVPAPPMQPVQSTQYYQPSSPVQPVQNVKPAQPAQPSLEDAAKRRVEEMLRQMDITPTASSTTANNAYASAEPHPSAFPDDMNSVFSDSSFERERDSGRGRSTNLFSKFKSGRSRSKASGEAPYSYPAPPVPSVNNAGARLTLRDSGAAPEATYSLRQPSNHAYSEGRSYTFTGGQPPSVPTMPYGSRFANDSDSMMGSTADFSSKKKGGKFKAFKKFFKMRF
- a CDS encoding RNA-binding protein, which encodes MSDSRQNSQREDNYSRDRRSRFTEDSYSRRDSQRSGNEAPRESRYYRKEEHLQERSRSRSPARDSRWKSSSSGFAPAHPPIEEPTNNGAEAAAAAARRIAESLQSTKATSSRTSYDHSEGITSTTSASPPSAPAPPLPPSSEGPAVDIPPSMADITSKVIEGDGVFMQDVEINNVRNRYILVRASTLSEIENKSGVQLFSKGRYYPNKALATDKDPPLYLHIVSHNRKDLTVALQEIESWINKDMGPLIDERRFRRREDNERNNSNSPRNFSTHGNGNGENGQPRRKWLEEKVYINLTPSRGFHLRQAIVGPQGAYVKHIQQETRTRVQIKGQGSAFIEPSTNRESDEPIHLCIMSHDPNAIQRAKVLCEDLIASVHQQYKAWKSQPKDRDQNQGNRAYNPPNRNQAFSARDSRQEKTQPTNASPAPLVTPSLPVPSIPAVPGMEAMAMPPGVTSSIAVPTTSSMPLQGMPTMFGAPGVSAPGTEAPGTGTPGLTTPGVDPYAAYGGYNAYVQYYQQQIYAQMHGVSGDQSHPQ
- the hus5 gene encoding small ubiquitin-like modifier-conjugating enzyme Hus5; its protein translation is MSSLCKTRLQEERKQWRRDHPFGFYAKPCKSSDGGLDLMNWKVGIPGKPKTSWEGGLYKLTMAFPEEYPTRPPKCRFTPPLFHPNVYPSGTVCLSILNEEEGWKPAITIKQILLGIQDLLDDPNIASPAQTEAYTMFKKDKVEYEKRVRAQARENAP
- the lag1 gene encoding sphingosine N-acyltransferase Lag1, which produces MSNRKADEKHHMSSSSLTNDRSYIRNLSNRKTSISRKVPITRTLEDPSNFVAKDGTKLVQAPLFLLVWQKEICLSIIAICFACLLSPSLRPYAEPFIFLSYKQPDGSYGKGPKDACFPIFWVIVFTAFRVIVMDYVFRPFVLNWGVRNRKVIIRFCEQGYSFFYYLCFWFLGLYIYRSSNYWSNEEKLFEDYPQYYMSPLFKAYYLIQLGFWLQQILVLHLEQRRADHWQMFAHHIVTCALIILSYGFNFLRVGNAILYIFDLSDYILSGGKMLKYLGFGKICDYLFGIFVASWVYSRHYLFSKILRVVVTNAPEIIGGFHLDVPNGYIFNKPIYIAFIILLFTLQLLIYIWFGMIVKVAYRVFSGEEATDSRSDDEGEDEEASSTNEDK
- the mug125 gene encoding protein mug125, with the translated sequence MILKDSLEAKSCFKSSQTSHLAARVAMENPQKGNVINAQSSRQPSSENEFRENLFFKEMRTNGKNEHETSCRSVVLYRNSKSAKRYPLSTKCARISYMQGNKDTKTALTKKYKSNEDVSRMRKKGNKYPQCKSKNLYDSLKLEECIESWSLNQKQNENFYEHTHLNSRDDSNPSSCDRETFFLSDEDSEISLMEGLSSIENGYPDEKETLAALDNVKLSDENAAHLGYLVKYFQNYTDKIILKETLMDWEDKEPSLQELTESTKYLENLADTDHRTSNKPFLFLR
- the tcd1 gene encoding Moeb/ThiF domain-containing protein, whose amino-acid sequence is MAGFKVPSWITYKSFWIAVSSSVTTACVILGTLEFRKHRSIRRLQSMIVPEAGKSIQLSSSGVPIEIYDAGEEDEGISKGVPYDENLIREQLARNYAFFGEDGMERLRNSFVIVVGCGGVGSWVINMLARSGVQKIRIVDFDQVSLSSLNRHSIATLQDVGTPKTLAIKKAIKKFAPWIEVDARNALFNPDSADDLLSGNPDFVIDAIDNIQTKVDLLSYCYNHKLPVIASTGSACKSDPTRVNIADISATSEDPLSRATRRRLRLLGIMEGIPVVFSTEKPDPRKASLLPLSEEEFEKGDVDELSALPEFRARILPVIGPMPGIFGLTIATYVLTSIAKYPMDPISTMTRPRLYEEAVKRLHAEARKAGVNLDKTFNASEMSYIIEEVYVGRSALPPHESQKVTVVRWNPQLPFDHTNLVAMTRNEARYHEDNVLAKNVDPSTVYGKDVIEVVHSFLRRLRMWEMLY